Proteins encoded in a region of the Nitrospirota bacterium genome:
- a CDS encoding nitric oxide reductase → MGDLINEAISIGWPLLALLAGLLVYSLVSISDPVAKKRAIFKLFIGIIAAFMLLVAIAHYKTSFYEANRMLPVSLVLITAMCFMMGIYFPNQAALLKIGGFMFFVAAGLSGYGNWLPQVEGGFPPKEEKIQFESMTAQQLADEGEKIIFGGIGQNKVQGAIGKGQCPLCHAFHKGMLGERAPNLDGIPERAGKERLEDPKYSKGKPAGRDYAQKEAFPGAGTAENGQEYIAESHACPSCYVVAGFGVKGTNDKESPMPAIHKPPISLSLPELAAVDTWLYIREGRDAPTYEEIIKSYEKFVPEADRPKQQDDKAAGPPSALMADGTEPVDQIFAKAQCVACHTIPGIPGAVGTIGPKLEEGTNAPLRIKSADYKGTAKTTPDYIMESIISPSAYVVKPFPDNTMPKVFGQKLSAGALKKIVDYLSQVKAGSPPPKIS, encoded by the coding sequence GTGGGCGATCTGATAAACGAAGCAATTTCAATAGGGTGGCCGCTGCTCGCGCTTCTCGCGGGGCTTCTCGTGTATTCCCTGGTATCGATTAGCGATCCAGTGGCAAAGAAACGCGCAATATTCAAGCTCTTTATTGGCATCATCGCAGCGTTCATGCTGTTGGTCGCAATTGCGCATTACAAGACCAGCTTCTATGAAGCGAATCGGATGCTGCCGGTCTCTTTAGTGCTTATCACCGCGATGTGCTTCATGATGGGAATCTACTTCCCCAATCAAGCCGCATTACTGAAGATCGGCGGCTTTATGTTTTTTGTCGCGGCCGGTCTCTCCGGATATGGGAATTGGCTGCCGCAGGTTGAAGGAGGATTCCCACCAAAAGAAGAGAAGATCCAGTTTGAGTCGATGACTGCACAGCAATTGGCCGATGAAGGCGAAAAGATCATTTTCGGTGGTATCGGGCAAAATAAGGTTCAGGGCGCGATTGGAAAAGGGCAATGTCCTCTTTGTCACGCATTCCACAAAGGAATGTTGGGAGAGCGTGCGCCAAACCTTGATGGTATTCCTGAGCGCGCAGGCAAAGAGCGGCTGGAAGATCCTAAGTATAGCAAGGGAAAGCCTGCGGGTAGAGACTATGCTCAGAAGGAAGCTTTTCCTGGAGCGGGTACCGCAGAGAATGGCCAGGAGTATATCGCTGAATCCCACGCCTGCCCGAGCTGTTATGTTGTTGCCGGCTTTGGCGTGAAGGGTACGAACGATAAAGAAAGCCCAATGCCTGCCATCCACAAGCCACCGATCTCGCTGAGTCTCCCAGAGTTGGCGGCTGTGGATACGTGGCTTTATATCCGCGAAGGGCGCGATGCTCCGACATACGAGGAAATCATCAAGTCGTATGAAAAGTTTGTTCCTGAGGCGGATAGGCCGAAACAGCAAGACGATAAGGCCGCCGGTCCACCCAGCGCCTTGATGGCGGATGGAACTGAGCCGGTCGATCAGATTTTTGCAAAGGCTCAGTGCGTGGCTTGCCATACGATCCCTGGCATTCCTGGGGCGGTCGGCACGATCGGTCCTAAACTGGAAGAGGGGACAAATGCCCCGCTTCGCATAAAGAGTGCGGATTATAAAGGTACAGCAAAGACCACTCCTGATTATATCATGGAGTCGATCATTTCACCGAGCGCCTATGTCGTGAAGCCATTTCCAGACAATACGATGCCCAAGGTGTTCGGGCAGAAGCTCAGTGCCGGGGCTCTGAAGAAGATCGTCGATTATTTGTCACAGGTAAAGGCGGGATCGCCGCCGCCGAAGATTTCATAA
- the argS gene encoding arginine--tRNA ligase: MSSGVVQEKVTSALLVALNGAKQKGQLKTEAWPELSLDAPKRPEWGDLASTVAMSLAASEQRAPHDIAQIIIDNLAQREQLFDRVEIARPGFLNLTLKPSIWQEVLREIETKGSTYGRAELGESRRVLVEYVSANPTGPLHVGHGRGAAVGQAVANMLKAVGYDVVSEYYINDAGRQMKLLGASVYARYEALSNRPVEFPAEGYHGAYITAVAEHVKQQLASELTGRTAAEVEERCRTFAYQELLGLIREDLKYFGIEFESWFSEASLVDSGAVQRVLDELKAQQFLFEEEGAWWFRSSAFGDEKDRVVRKQDGEYTYLASDIAYHQDKLRRGYDLLIDVWGADHHGYIPRMQAVVQAYGHPKDRLQVVLVQMVNLLRGGKKVEMSKRAGEFITMREVIDEVGADAAKFFFLMRDSNSHLDFDLELAKQRSSDNPVYYVQYAHARISSLWRVAAARGIACPLPSETDLSVLTDPDELGLIRKLSAYPSVLQGSALAYEPHRMTYYLQQLAGLLHTFYNKHRILPPAADRDLLAVTPEGLAPVEGVPKEVLVPERTAARLALMRGIQQVLKNGLGVLGVSAPDQM, encoded by the coding sequence TTGTCCAGCGGGGTCGTTCAGGAAAAGGTCACCAGTGCACTTCTCGTAGCGCTGAATGGAGCTAAACAGAAGGGCCAGCTGAAGACGGAAGCCTGGCCTGAACTGAGTCTGGATGCTCCCAAACGGCCAGAGTGGGGAGATTTAGCTTCAACGGTTGCGATGTCGCTCGCGGCCTCCGAGCAACGAGCCCCCCACGACATCGCTCAGATCATCATCGACAACCTCGCTCAGCGCGAACAACTCTTCGACCGGGTCGAAATTGCCAGACCCGGGTTCCTGAATCTCACGCTCAAGCCTTCCATCTGGCAGGAAGTGCTCAGAGAAATCGAGACGAAAGGATCAACTTACGGGCGAGCTGAATTGGGTGAGAGTCGGCGCGTCTTGGTGGAATATGTGAGTGCTAATCCAACTGGCCCGTTGCATGTGGGCCATGGGCGTGGCGCGGCAGTCGGGCAGGCGGTTGCGAATATGCTCAAGGCGGTCGGGTATGACGTCGTGAGTGAGTACTACATTAACGACGCCGGCCGGCAGATGAAATTGCTGGGAGCCTCCGTCTACGCCAGGTACGAAGCATTATCGAACCGTCCCGTTGAGTTTCCGGCAGAAGGATATCACGGGGCCTACATTACCGCTGTGGCCGAGCATGTGAAGCAACAGCTCGCGTCTGAGCTGACCGGACGTACGGCTGCAGAGGTGGAGGAGCGCTGTCGTACGTTTGCCTATCAGGAGTTGCTGGGGCTGATTCGCGAGGATCTGAAGTATTTCGGGATTGAGTTCGAGTCCTGGTTCAGCGAGGCCTCCCTGGTAGATTCTGGTGCGGTGCAGCGGGTGCTGGATGAATTGAAAGCGCAGCAGTTCCTCTTCGAAGAGGAAGGGGCCTGGTGGTTTCGATCCTCCGCATTCGGTGATGAGAAAGACCGTGTTGTCCGGAAGCAGGACGGCGAGTACACCTACCTGGCGTCCGATATCGCCTACCATCAGGATAAGTTGCGGCGCGGATACGATCTCTTAATCGACGTCTGGGGTGCGGATCACCATGGCTACATTCCCCGCATGCAAGCGGTCGTGCAGGCCTATGGGCATCCAAAAGATCGTCTTCAGGTCGTGCTGGTTCAGATGGTGAATCTGTTGCGTGGCGGGAAAAAAGTGGAGATGTCGAAGCGGGCCGGCGAGTTCATTACGATGCGGGAGGTCATCGATGAAGTCGGGGCCGACGCGGCCAAGTTCTTTTTTTTGATGCGCGATTCCAATTCACACCTCGACTTCGATTTGGAGTTGGCGAAGCAACGGTCATCCGATAATCCCGTCTATTATGTGCAGTATGCCCATGCCAGGATCTCCAGCCTCTGGCGCGTCGCGGCTGCGCGAGGCATCGCCTGTCCTCTGCCGAGCGAGACGGATCTATCGGTATTGACGGATCCGGATGAATTGGGGTTGATTCGCAAGCTCTCGGCGTATCCGTCAGTCCTCCAGGGCAGTGCCCTGGCCTATGAGCCTCACCGGATGACCTATTATCTTCAGCAGCTAGCCGGGTTGCTCCATACGTTTTACAACAAGCACCGGATTCTGCCTCCCGCTGCGGATCGAGATCTTCTGGCGGTGACGCCGGAGGGATTGGCTCCTGTCGAGGGTGTGCCGAAAGAAGTGCTGGTCCCTGAGCGGACTGCGGCGAGATTGGCGCTGATGCGTGGCATCCAGCAAGTCTTGAAGAATGGGCTCGGCGTACTCGGGGTTTCCGCACCGGATCAGATGTAG
- a CDS encoding glycosyltransferase family 9 protein, whose translation MARTIVMIHPGGLGDVCLAVPAMIRLRNRFPSHRLLLCAGSQVSTLLLACRIIDDWTSVQRRACADLFAGSVTDQLQTWLEDCDLAIGWMEDVDGRLSGVLKAAGIREVIMRSPFSLMIYATHQRDRFLEAINEAPYDGEGHAGLMVSEPLLSLGQACLETAGLLSGQPFVIIHPGSGSVHKCVAPEILASVVSALQHSGMIPVILEGPADREPVERLFQACRQPPVVLKGLDIRTVAGVLAHARFFLGQDSGVTHMAGLLGVRTVALFGPTDPNRWAPSGTHVTIVQGLPCLCRSWGDVRRCEDQPCLKISQQDLVSLCLAQLREAVV comes from the coding sequence GTGGCAAGAACGATCGTCATGATCCACCCAGGCGGCCTTGGCGATGTGTGCTTGGCTGTGCCTGCCATGATTCGATTGCGCAACCGTTTCCCCAGCCATCGGCTCCTGCTCTGTGCAGGAAGCCAAGTCTCAACGCTGCTGCTTGCATGCAGGATTATTGATGACTGGACCTCTGTGCAGAGACGTGCTTGTGCGGACCTGTTCGCCGGTTCGGTTACGGATCAGCTACAGACATGGTTGGAGGATTGCGATCTTGCCATTGGCTGGATGGAGGATGTCGATGGCAGGCTGAGTGGGGTACTCAAGGCAGCTGGCATCCGCGAGGTGATCATGAGGTCTCCCTTCTCACTCATGATCTATGCGACACATCAACGCGATCGGTTTCTTGAGGCGATCAATGAGGCGCCGTATGACGGCGAGGGGCACGCAGGGCTGATGGTATCGGAACCGCTCCTTTCTCTCGGACAGGCCTGTCTTGAAACGGCGGGTCTTTTGAGCGGCCAACCTTTTGTTATCATTCATCCGGGGAGTGGGAGCGTCCATAAGTGTGTGGCCCCAGAGATACTCGCGTCCGTCGTTTCCGCGCTTCAGCATTCTGGAATGATTCCAGTGATTCTCGAGGGGCCGGCAGACCGGGAGCCAGTCGAGCGGCTTTTTCAGGCATGTAGACAACCGCCGGTTGTCTTGAAGGGCCTGGATATTCGCACCGTTGCCGGGGTGCTGGCTCACGCTCGGTTCTTTCTTGGGCAAGATTCTGGCGTGACACATATGGCGGGGTTGCTAGGGGTGCGTACGGTGGCTCTCTTTGGTCCAACTGATCCTAATCGTTGGGCTCCCAGCGGCACACATGTCACTATCGTGCAGGGGCTTCCTTGTCTCTGTCGTTCTTGGGGCGACGTTCGTCGCTGCGAGGATCAGCCCTGTCTCAAGATATCGCAGCAGGATCTTGTGTCACTCTGTCTGGCACAGCTCAGAGAGGCTGTGGTTTGA
- a CDS encoding c-type cytochrome: MKNSFSLKAGALLATAFGIILVSGSTGGVAFAVEALPEGFKKAELSPEPAADMIEAGKRVYFTKCVWCHGVDGAGDGPGADRLWPRPRNFNQGTFKIRRTASGELPLFDAKKPIPGQNDLFETVTHGLPGSAMPSWEGILTEEQRLQVLSFVTTQLVKDRKFTDKQSESQTVLQLDELKPIPVSEESLKKGAELIVEKKCVECHGAEGRGDGNAFNLKDDWGFSIQPADWHKCWNFRGSRQDPYNVKNIFRTFSTGVNGTPMPSFADNSTVEERWHIANFVNSLCEREADGKPLSIDPLADKPKINFVVSSGVVEGEIPADPEHELWKNRARRYVAMGGQITHKPRNFVNRIDDIWVKSLYNDKHVVFMFQWDDRTKSVAEGKLPWAPTSVNVDVKEQDPKTGEEGSIAAHQNNYTVYNDAIAMQTAVKWKELPAPIKPRYLFGSNEQFPVDIVKWEADGSLRAFEGTGWDKDFTQRDTYEENIKILHSEWKNGRWTVIIQRPLGNKKDQDYDEDTFFEMGQYIPTVFFAWDGHNGDAGRKMAVSAFYYTFLEPPTPREAYIYPVVIAFGVVLLEGWVLTRRSNKRKGKTL, from the coding sequence ATGAAGAATTCGTTTAGTCTGAAGGCGGGGGCGCTCCTCGCGACTGCCTTTGGAATTATCCTGGTCTCCGGGAGCACCGGGGGCGTAGCGTTTGCCGTAGAAGCCCTTCCTGAGGGTTTCAAGAAGGCTGAATTGTCGCCTGAACCTGCTGCCGACATGATTGAGGCAGGCAAGCGTGTGTACTTTACCAAGTGTGTTTGGTGTCACGGCGTCGATGGTGCGGGCGATGGGCCTGGCGCAGACCGTCTCTGGCCTCGTCCCCGTAACTTCAACCAGGGGACGTTCAAGATTCGGCGCACGGCGAGCGGTGAGTTGCCGTTGTTCGATGCCAAGAAACCTATTCCTGGTCAGAACGATCTGTTTGAGACCGTCACGCATGGTCTGCCAGGTTCAGCCATGCCATCCTGGGAAGGCATTCTGACGGAGGAGCAACGACTCCAAGTGTTGTCTTTCGTGACCACCCAGCTGGTGAAGGACCGGAAGTTTACGGATAAGCAGTCCGAGAGCCAGACCGTGTTGCAGTTGGACGAACTGAAGCCGATTCCCGTCTCAGAGGAGAGTTTAAAGAAGGGCGCAGAGCTTATCGTCGAAAAGAAGTGCGTGGAATGTCACGGCGCTGAAGGCCGTGGCGACGGCAATGCGTTCAATCTGAAGGACGATTGGGGCTTTTCGATTCAGCCGGCCGACTGGCACAAGTGCTGGAACTTCAGGGGCAGCCGCCAAGATCCCTATAACGTCAAAAACATTTTCCGGACATTCTCAACTGGAGTCAACGGTACTCCGATGCCTTCGTTTGCTGACAACAGCACGGTCGAAGAACGGTGGCACATTGCTAACTTTGTGAACTCGCTGTGTGAGCGGGAAGCCGACGGGAAACCCCTTTCAATCGATCCATTGGCAGACAAGCCGAAGATCAACTTCGTGGTCTCGTCAGGTGTGGTTGAAGGAGAGATTCCTGCAGATCCAGAGCATGAATTGTGGAAGAATCGGGCCAGGCGGTATGTGGCAATGGGTGGTCAGATCACTCACAAGCCAAGAAACTTCGTGAATCGGATCGACGATATTTGGGTGAAGTCCCTCTACAACGACAAACATGTCGTATTCATGTTCCAGTGGGACGACCGGACGAAGAGCGTAGCCGAAGGGAAGTTGCCTTGGGCGCCAACGTCCGTGAATGTCGATGTCAAAGAACAAGATCCGAAGACCGGCGAAGAGGGTTCGATTGCCGCGCATCAGAATAACTACACGGTGTATAACGATGCGATCGCGATGCAAACGGCCGTGAAGTGGAAGGAGCTTCCGGCGCCGATTAAACCACGGTATCTGTTCGGCAGCAACGAGCAGTTCCCTGTTGATATTGTGAAGTGGGAAGCTGATGGCTCACTCCGTGCCTTTGAAGGTACCGGTTGGGACAAGGACTTCACCCAACGCGATACCTACGAAGAGAACATCAAGATTCTTCACTCAGAGTGGAAGAATGGACGGTGGACGGTCATCATTCAACGTCCTTTGGGAAACAAGAAGGATCAGGATTACGACGAAGATACGTTCTTCGAAATGGGACAGTATATTCCCACGGTATTCTTTGCTTGGGACGGCCACAATGGCGACGCAGGGCGGAAGATGGCCGTGTCGGCCTTCTACTACACCTTCCTGGAGCCACCAACGCCTCGCGAAGCCTACATCTATCCGGTTGTGATTGCCTTTGGTGTGGTCCTCCTGGAAGGGTGGGTTCTCACGAGACGATCCAACAAGCGGAAGGGAAAGACGCTCTAA
- a CDS encoding cytochrome c yields MKALMSVAALIGAVGILLLAGMIVDIIPSNTVRLVEGYMPMQVLFELTLFVAGFTGLSYMLSSMGMAVPRFWQGISFWAFILLYLKYRVYPPIPFSVRAMYGTVSLVSVFMWVSASEEDWKKFKQPIMNILDAQSGVNKLLRYAYLVVLPILIGGFSYNAMVPKSEEPIELRTVHPAPPASTKVHGKTYTLQTSQNPYRVNLEGKFDQEYSNANIVEQGMGRLMKPNANPWDKDAQGYLKYVREGGEIFFQNCHFCHGDNLNGRGLHAFAFNPIPANFTDPGTIAQLQETFIFWRVSKGGIGLPNEGFPWASVMPPWEQHLTVDEIWKVILFEYWHTGYYPRTWD; encoded by the coding sequence ATGAAAGCATTAATGTCAGTCGCGGCACTCATAGGAGCAGTTGGGATACTCCTGCTTGCCGGAATGATTGTCGATATCATTCCGTCAAATACAGTGCGCCTGGTCGAAGGTTACATGCCCATGCAAGTGCTTTTTGAGCTCACGCTATTTGTTGCGGGCTTTACAGGGTTGAGCTACATGTTGAGTTCCATGGGAATGGCGGTCCCTCGCTTTTGGCAGGGGATTTCGTTTTGGGCGTTCATTCTCCTGTACTTGAAGTATCGCGTGTATCCGCCAATCCCGTTCAGTGTTCGTGCGATGTACGGGACTGTCTCGCTCGTATCCGTCTTCATGTGGGTCTCTGCGAGTGAAGAAGATTGGAAGAAGTTCAAGCAGCCGATCATGAATATCCTGGATGCTCAATCCGGGGTGAACAAGCTGTTGCGGTACGCCTACTTGGTGGTGTTGCCCATTCTGATCGGTGGATTTTCCTATAACGCGATGGTGCCGAAGTCGGAGGAGCCCATCGAGTTGCGCACGGTGCATCCGGCGCCACCCGCCAGCACCAAGGTGCATGGCAAGACGTACACGCTCCAAACGTCGCAGAATCCCTATCGTGTCAACCTCGAAGGGAAGTTCGATCAGGAATATAGCAACGCGAATATTGTGGAACAGGGCATGGGTCGGTTGATGAAGCCGAACGCCAATCCCTGGGATAAAGATGCTCAGGGCTATCTGAAGTATGTGCGTGAGGGAGGAGAGATCTTCTTCCAAAACTGCCACTTCTGCCACGGCGATAACCTGAACGGTCGCGGCCTCCATGCTTTCGCGTTCAATCCAATTCCTGCGAACTTTACTGATCCGGGAACGATTGCACAATTACAGGAAACGTTTATTTTCTGGCGCGTCTCCAAGGGTGGAATCGGGTTGCCGAACGAAGGCTTCCCCTGGGCCTCAGTGATGCCACCGTGGGAGCAGCATCTGACTGTAGACGAAATCTGGAAAGTGATCTTGTTCGAGTATTGGCATACGGGGTATTACCCCCGAACCTGGGACTAA
- a CDS encoding molybdenum cofactor guanylyltransferase — protein MMERDITGVLLAGGKSRRMGEDKRHLVVGEQTLLERGLAVLRSIFQEVLVVIAQDSPVLDVDARVVRDLVPDCGSLGGLYTGLTEATAPYIFVVACDMPFLDQAVISQFTSRRTSTDIVMAKLAGRLHPMHALYSKRCLPVIEQMVLARQLKIQEIMSCEFLRAQYVTEADLLGIDPSGRSFQNVNTPADLEVARSLLAQSPPSGQ, from the coding sequence ATGATGGAGCGTGACATAACCGGCGTCCTGCTTGCCGGAGGGAAAAGCCGGAGAATGGGCGAAGATAAACGGCATCTCGTTGTGGGGGAGCAAACACTCCTTGAGCGAGGACTCGCCGTGCTTCGCTCAATCTTTCAAGAGGTGTTGGTCGTCATTGCGCAGGACAGTCCTGTACTCGATGTCGATGCGAGAGTTGTTCGAGACCTGGTACCGGATTGCGGTAGTCTTGGAGGGTTGTATACGGGGCTTACAGAGGCCACGGCACCCTATATATTCGTGGTCGCCTGCGATATGCCGTTTCTGGATCAGGCGGTCATTTCCCAGTTCACTAGTCGAAGAACGTCTACAGATATTGTCATGGCGAAACTTGCGGGCCGGTTACATCCAATGCATGCCTTGTATAGCAAACGGTGCCTGCCCGTCATTGAGCAGATGGTGTTGGCGCGACAGCTCAAGATCCAAGAGATCATGTCGTGCGAGTTCCTCCGGGCCCAATATGTAACTGAGGCGGATCTGCTTGGTATCGATCCCTCCGGACGTTCTTTTCAAAATGTGAATACACCTGCAGATCTTGAAGTCGCGCGATCCCTGCTGGCACAGTCACCTCCATCTGGACAGTAA
- the tgt gene encoding tRNA guanosine(34) transglycosylase Tgt, whose amino-acid sequence MNFSVLQEDRATSARLGRLSTAHGAIDTPAFMPVGTLGPVKGIDPADLEQLGFGLMLNNAYHLYLRPGHKVVAEMGGLHRFTGWPGSILTDSGGFQIFSLAKLCKVTDEGVSFQSHLDGSTHFITPETAIEIEEALGADIMMAFDHCVALPAEKEVVRDAVRRTTLWAKRCQDSRRRTDQALFGIVQGGLDAELRVTSARDLVGLGFEGYAVGGLSVGESKAEMHAMLDVTVPELPVAKPRYLMGVGMPEDLIEGVARGIDLFDCVVPSRHGRTGSLFTSFGRVVIKQARYIRDEQPIDPACGCPVCARYSRAYLHHLFQVKEMLSSRLNTIHNLWYFADLMGQIRSAIAQGMLQSFRDEFYRSRAASDVSAVDVAEADIHRHARLD is encoded by the coding sequence ATGAATTTTTCAGTGCTGCAGGAAGATCGTGCGACGAGTGCGCGGTTGGGGAGACTCAGTACTGCGCATGGTGCGATCGATACGCCGGCTTTTATGCCGGTTGGCACGTTGGGGCCGGTGAAAGGGATCGACCCCGCCGATCTCGAGCAACTCGGCTTTGGTCTGATGCTGAATAACGCCTACCACCTCTATCTGCGGCCTGGGCATAAGGTCGTGGCGGAGATGGGTGGATTACATCGTTTTACCGGATGGCCCGGATCGATCTTGACGGATAGCGGTGGATTCCAGATTTTCAGTCTAGCTAAATTGTGCAAGGTCACGGACGAAGGTGTGAGTTTTCAGTCGCATCTCGATGGGTCCACGCATTTCATTACACCCGAAACGGCCATTGAGATCGAGGAAGCGCTGGGGGCCGATATCATGATGGCGTTCGACCATTGCGTGGCCTTGCCGGCTGAAAAAGAGGTGGTGCGGGATGCGGTGCGACGGACCACCCTCTGGGCGAAACGCTGTCAGGACAGCCGGCGTCGCACGGATCAAGCCCTCTTCGGCATTGTACAAGGCGGTTTGGATGCAGAGCTCCGCGTGACTTCCGCACGCGACCTCGTCGGGCTTGGGTTCGAGGGGTATGCGGTCGGGGGGCTTTCGGTGGGAGAATCGAAAGCCGAGATGCATGCCATGTTGGATGTGACGGTGCCGGAGCTGCCGGTTGCAAAGCCGCGGTATTTGATGGGTGTCGGCATGCCGGAGGACTTGATCGAGGGTGTCGCTCGAGGGATCGATCTCTTCGATTGTGTCGTGCCGTCGCGCCATGGGCGGACCGGCTCGCTGTTTACCAGTTTTGGGCGAGTGGTGATCAAACAAGCGCGGTATATCCGTGATGAACAGCCGATCGATCCGGCTTGTGGCTGTCCGGTCTGCGCCCGCTATTCCCGGGCCTATCTGCATCACCTCTTCCAGGTGAAAGAAATGTTGTCGTCGAGACTGAATACGATCCACAATCTCTGGTATTTTGCCGATTTGATGGGCCAGATACGGTCAGCGATCGCACAGGGGATGTTGCAGTCGTTCCGGGACGAGTTTTACCGGTCCCGGGCGGCATCGGACGTTTCCGCGGTCGACGTGGCTGAGGCTGATATTCACCGGCATGCCAGGTTGGACTAA